In the Oryza glaberrima chromosome 6, OglaRS2, whole genome shotgun sequence genome, one interval contains:
- the LOC127775876 gene encoding uncharacterized protein LOC127775876 — protein MLCQQEVPIHRGRRSARRRWPLAVRRPPSPAARLLPESSSTTPGALDLLRYGRNFRRASPPLRPPLVNSTEPSSAQALREPDVSFSVGLLSNTASKEPITAHTSSSSSPHTVQHDDTETSTPSQCCLWSSPGSSILVRRPCGWYFVFYIRMDPGGCFHMYPDVGCGPYQSLSEVDDAINQHLHDLRIPEMGEELDRLPPMEKMIRQTMYWPDGRRKRCKSAGYFEKDKCHLIQALVDKYNDDHNLLGDSAYELKDFLQHGVIYEDERWYQHLNFTVKLKGANGFDCGMDNLFFAEISHMQGEVDWVISCCCEIKPNANGHCYGCRNNGYVGMKHPNNDAYSGGHLDGYLPFGVNSYARNNDEELSVKDEEDMLRRMYKGLDQPGGFKRPIPKFATRIVWKTEEAGAEAG, from the exons ATGCTTTGCCAACAAGAGGTGCCAATCCACCGCGGGCGCAGGAGCgccaggcggcggtggccgctgGCCGTCCggcggccgccatcgccggctgcCAGGCTGCTTCCGGAGTCGTCCTCAACCACACCAGGTGCCCTTGATCTCCTTCGCTACGGGCGGAACTTCCGtcgagcctcgccgccgcttcgcccaCC GTTGGTAAATTCTACTGAGCCTTCGTCTGCACAAGCACTGCGAGAACCAGATGTTTCCTTCTCTGTGGGGTTGCTCAGTAATACAGCATCGAAAGAACCGATAACTGCACacacctcttcctcttcctctccacatACAGTGCAGCATGACGACACTGAAACTTCGACGCCATCACAGTGCTGCCTTTGGTCATCTCCTGGGTCATCCATTTTGGTCAGGAGACCTTGTGGCTGGTATTTTGTATTCTACATCAGGATGGATCCTGGGGGATGTTTCCACATGTATCCTGATGTGGGTTGTGGGCCATATCAGAGTCTGTCAGAAGTTGATGATGCTATAAACCAACATCTTCATGACCTGCGGATTCCAGAAAT GGGTGAGGAGCTTGATAGGCTCCCTCCAATGGAGAAGATGATACGGCAAACGATGTACTGGCCTGACGGCAGGCGGAAGCGTTGCAAGTCAGCTGGGTATTTTGAAAAAGACAAGTGTCATTTGATCCAAGCTTTAGTGGATAAGTATAACGATGATCATAATCTTTTGGGG GATTCTGCATATGAACTCAAGGATTTTTTGCAACATGGAGTAATTTATGAGGATGAGAGGTGGTACCAACATTTGAATTTCACTGTGAAGTTAAAAGGAGCTAATGGATTTGACTGTGGTATGGACAACTTGTTTTTTGCTGAAATATCGCATATGCAAGGAGAAGTTGATTGGGTGATCAGTTGTTGCTGCGAGATTAAACCTAATGCTAATG GTCATTGCTATGGCTGTAGAAATAATGGTTATGTTGGCATGAAGCACCCTAACAATGATGCATACAGTGGTGGTCATTTGGATGGATATTTACCTTTTGGGGTCAATTCCTATGCGCGCAATAATGATGAGGAACTCAGT GTCAAGGATGAGGAAGATATGCTAAGACGTATGTACAAG ggcCTAGATCAGCCAGGCGGATTCAAGAGACCCATCCCTAAATTTGCAACACGAATTGTGTGGAAAACTGAGGAAGCTGGTGCGGAAGCTGGTTGA
- the LOC127777521 gene encoding uncharacterized protein At4g22758-like, with amino-acid sequence MAPSAVQAMSSSHGAAAAAAMVAAGQRRQLTRLLLNVTVEQSLWPVHVVLGADCTVADLVRAAVDAYVREGRRPPLPSGGAGDAAAGFELHFSKYSLESLRPEEKLVDLGSRNFFLCARRTPAA; translated from the exons ATGGCGCCTAGCGCCGTGCAGGCGATGTCGTCGAgccacggcgccgcggcggcggcggcgatggtggcggcggggcagaGGCGGCAGCTGACGCGGCTGCTGCTGAACGTGACGGTGGAGCAGAGCCTGTGGCCCGTCCACGTCGTGCTCGGTGCGGACTGCACCGTGGCCGacctcgtccgcgccgccgtcgacgcgtaCGTCCGCGAgggccgccgaccgccgctcccctccggcggcgccggcgacgcggcggccgggtTCGAGCTGCATTTCTCCAAGTACTCGCTCGAAA GTCTAAGGCCGGAGGAGAAGCTGGTGGATCTGGGGTCTCGCAACTTCTTCCTTTGCGCACGGAGAACACCTGCTGCTTAA
- the LOC127776859 gene encoding protein cornichon homolog 1, protein MVFVWLTAFFLVVALIVLVIYQLMCLADLEFDYINPFDSSSRINKVVIPEFVLQAALSVLFLLSGHWAMFLLSAPMVYYNYTLYQRRQHLVDVTEIFNHLGREKKRRLFKIVGLIILLFLSLFWMIWTVLLEEDE, encoded by the exons ATGGTTTTCGTGTGGCTCACCGCGTTCTTCCTCGTCGTGGCGCTCATCGTGCTCGTCATCTACCag ctGATGTGCTTGGCAGATCTTGAGTTTGACTATATCAATCCATTCGATTCATCCTCCCGGATAAATAAAGTGGTTATTCCAGAATTCGTATTACAAGCAGCTCTAAGTGTATTATTCCTCCTATCGGGGCATTGGGCAATGTTCTTACTTTCTGCCCCGATGGTGTACTATAACTATACGCT GTACCAGCGACGACAACATCTTGTAGATGTAACAGAAATATTTAATCATCTTGGCCGGGAGAAGAAACGCCGCCTTTTTAAGATAGTTGGTCTCATTATTCTCCTATTCTTGTCCTTGTTTTG GATGATCTGGACTGTATTATTGGAGGAGGATGagtag